Proteins from one Candidatus Margulisiibacteriota bacterium genomic window:
- the ricT gene encoding regulatory iron-sulfur-containing complex subunit RicT encodes MNEHLKLGIRLRKFNRVCPITGYREESIKIGSPVIVQTDRGVEYGEIISFARGFPRALSRDVKLKKVIRYATAEDVEKEKQLTAREASSTAEAAAKAKEYEVPVKIIALEYLFDASRAIIYYHVGEGEKALNLRDFSRDLSTLFAARVDMRQVSPRDEARLFGGMGPCGRSLCCSVWLEKPKHVTVKMVKEQGLAMSPTKTAGVCGRLMCCLEYEHQKK; translated from the coding sequence ATGAACGAACATTTAAAATTAGGGATCAGGCTGCGCAAGTTCAACCGGGTATGCCCGATCACCGGCTACCGGGAGGAATCGATCAAGATCGGCTCGCCGGTCATCGTCCAGACCGACCGGGGGGTGGAATACGGGGAGATCATTTCGTTCGCCCGGGGTTTCCCGCGGGCGCTCTCGCGCGACGTTAAACTGAAAAAGGTCATCCGCTACGCCACGGCCGAGGACGTGGAGAAGGAAAAACAGCTGACCGCGCGGGAAGCCAGCTCCACCGCCGAAGCGGCGGCCAAGGCCAAGGAATACGAAGTGCCGGTCAAGATCATCGCCCTGGAATATCTGTTCGACGCCAGCCGGGCGATCATCTATTACCACGTCGGCGAAGGGGAGAAGGCCCTGAACCTGCGCGATTTTTCCCGCGATCTGTCGACGCTGTTCGCCGCGCGGGTCGACATGCGGCAGGTCTCGCCGCGCGACGAGGCCCGCCTGTTCGGCGGGATGGGGCCGTGCGGCCGTTCGCTCTGCTGCTCCGTCTGGCTGGAAAAGCCGAAACACGTGACGGTGAAAATGGTCAAGGAACAGGGGTTGGCGATGTCGCCGACCAAGACGGCCGGCGTCTGCGGCCGGCTGATGTGCTGCCTGGAATACGAACACCAAAAAAAATAG
- the rpsU gene encoding 30S ribosomal protein S21, whose protein sequence is MPKIELRKGEDLERALRKFKTKLRHEGVMDEMKKRESYEKPSERKRREMEEAVRREHRRRRDSE, encoded by the coding sequence ATGCCAAAGATCGAACTGAGAAAAGGCGAAGATCTCGAACGCGCTTTGCGCAAGTTCAAGACCAAGCTGCGCCACGAAGGGGTCATGGACGAGATGAAGAAGCGCGAGTCCTACGAGAAACCGTCGGAGCGGAAGCGCCGCGAGATGGAAGAAGCCGTCCGCCGGGAGCATCGGAGAAGAAGAGACTCTGAATGA